In Calothrix sp. PCC 7507, one DNA window encodes the following:
- a CDS encoding AAA-like domain-containing protein, with amino-acid sequence MLDQYQFSGSLPENASTYVTRKADGDLYAGLKAGKFCYVLNSRQSGKSSLRVRTMQRLRGEGVQCAAIDLSAGGIQNVPPEQWYADLIDNLIESFDLDVDFGDWWEANKLNSLVTRFRKFLEEILLAEVQENIVIFIDEIDSVLSLKFPTDDFFALIRACYNKRVDNPELLRLTFCLLGVASPSNLIEDKQRTPFNIGQAISLTGFQLHEVEPLAKGIKGKFPYPEVVMKEILSWTGGQPFLTQKLCQFMIEESFADNPRTVKQVVKSRIIENWESQDEPEHLRTIQARILRDEQRAGYLLELYQQIRLRDEQSEITADDTLEQSELQLSGLVVRQQNNLRVYNPIYQEVFNQNWIDNQLKNLRPYSENFRFWVASQGNDASRLLRGKALEEAEAWAKPKSLSYQDRQFLAASKEQEIQEEIAAKEKEAVLKRERKDREATESRNELLSQANKKAQRRISVGIVILVVAVLGAATLGILSRKQVEVANKQVDKAQKNLTQAQQKTKDVQESERKAKDSYAQAISQERKAKENEKLAQQKAIEADKTAKEEKQQAENSKKSASKFKQDAAIARQYLNTANSQLSLAQKKESAILAKLKDKEAELNQTNTKNEETKIEVANVRQLVQLAGELRNKSSSDSDEALRLAALSFNIDNHQLKQALLFAAKSQAYQQLEKWGDAKKEIRESQKNLSTTDKNELNSSYGLQIQVFFLKTQGSVLEQKQEDQEAIKAYTTAFKILKTHTNETDPTKNNPLLTAEDIEAVHRSLLKLLSTNTPAAELRERVEKSLTQHLYAQLEYSLKAKNWQAADRQTHGLMVNIAKDYGNLDYNNINNFSCSDLKTIDQLWVNNSDKRFGFSVQKEIWISTGNRLGIKLDEWNDKDTENYLRFAKAVDWYSFSSYSEINERIKKGLRGVFPYMGKFGVEGWGLLNFFSRVATCKV; translated from the coding sequence ATGCTTGACCAGTATCAATTCTCTGGAAGTCTACCGGAAAATGCTAGCACCTACGTCACCCGCAAAGCTGACGGTGATTTGTATGCAGGACTAAAAGCGGGAAAGTTTTGTTATGTATTAAACTCTCGACAAAGCGGAAAGTCTAGCTTGCGTGTGCGAACCATGCAAAGACTCAGAGGAGAAGGTGTACAATGTGCAGCAATTGACCTTTCGGCTGGCGGGATTCAAAATGTCCCACCAGAGCAATGGTATGCAGATTTAATTGATAATTTAATTGAAAGTTTTGATTTAGATGTAGATTTTGGTGATTGGTGGGAAGCTAATAAATTAAATTCGCTGGTAACTAGATTTCGGAAGTTTTTAGAAGAGATATTACTTGCAGAAGTTCAAGAAAATATCGTTATTTTTATTGATGAAATTGATAGTGTACTCAGCCTGAAATTTCCCACAGATGATTTTTTTGCCTTGATTCGTGCCTGTTATAATAAGCGGGTTGATAATCCTGAATTATTACGCCTCACCTTTTGTTTGTTGGGAGTTGCATCACCCAGCAATTTGATTGAGGATAAACAACGGACTCCCTTTAATATTGGTCAAGCTATCTCGTTGACTGGTTTTCAATTGCATGAAGTTGAGCCGTTAGCAAAAGGGATAAAAGGGAAATTTCCTTACCCTGAAGTGGTAATGAAGGAAATTTTATCTTGGACAGGAGGACAACCATTTCTGACGCAAAAACTGTGTCAGTTTATGATTGAAGAATCTTTTGCAGACAATCCTCGGACTGTTAAGCAGGTAGTGAAATCTCGGATTATTGAAAATTGGGAATCTCAAGATGAGCCTGAGCATTTACGCACAATTCAAGCGAGAATTTTGCGCGATGAACAACGGGCTGGATATTTATTAGAACTGTATCAGCAAATTAGATTGAGGGATGAGCAATCTGAGATTACAGCCGATGATACTTTAGAGCAAAGTGAGTTACAGCTTTCAGGATTGGTTGTTAGGCAGCAAAACAATTTAAGAGTTTATAATCCCATATATCAAGAAGTTTTTAATCAAAATTGGATAGATAATCAATTAAAAAATCTGCGCCCATATTCAGAGAATTTCCGCTTTTGGGTAGCTTCACAAGGAAACGATGCATCACGATTATTGCGGGGGAAGGCTTTAGAAGAGGCTGAAGCATGGGCAAAGCCTAAGAGTTTAAGTTATCAAGATAGGCAGTTTTTAGCAGCGAGTAAAGAGCAAGAAATTCAAGAAGAGATTGCTGCTAAAGAAAAAGAAGCTGTTTTGAAGAGAGAAAGAAAAGATAGAGAAGCAACCGAGTCAAGAAATGAATTACTAAGTCAAGCTAATAAGAAAGCTCAACGAAGAATTAGTGTTGGAATTGTGATTTTGGTTGTAGCAGTTCTGGGAGCAGCCACTTTGGGGATATTGTCCAGAAAGCAAGTTGAAGTAGCAAATAAACAGGTTGATAAAGCTCAAAAAAATTTAACACAAGCCCAGCAGAAGACTAAAGATGTACAAGAAAGTGAACGAAAGGCTAAAGACAGTTATGCACAAGCAATATCACAAGAAAGGAAAGCTAAAGAAAATGAAAAATTAGCACAACAAAAAGCAATAGAAGCAGATAAAACTGCTAAAGAAGAAAAGCAACAAGCAGAAAATTCTAAAAAAAGTGCATCAAAGTTTAAGCAAGATGCTGCAATAGCAAGACAGTATTTAAATACAGCTAATAGTCAGCTTAGTCTAGCCCAGAAAAAAGAATCAGCAATTTTGGCAAAACTTAAAGATAAAGAAGCTGAACTGAATCAAACAAATACAAAAAATGAAGAAACTAAAATAGAGGTTGCAAATGTTCGTCAACTTGTCCAACTAGCTGGAGAATTACGCAATAAAAGTTCATCAGATTCAGACGAAGCTTTAAGATTAGCTGCATTATCATTTAATATTGACAATCATCAATTAAAACAAGCACTATTATTTGCTGCTAAGTCACAAGCATATCAACAATTAGAAAAATGGGGTGATGCTAAAAAGGAAATTCGAGAAAGTCAGAAAAATTTATCCACAACGGATAAGAATGAATTAAATTCTAGTTATGGTTTACAAATTCAAGTATTTTTCCTGAAAACTCAAGGTAGTGTACTAGAGCAAAAGCAAGAAGATCAGGAAGCTATAAAAGCTTATACAACAGCATTTAAGATTTTAAAAACCCATACAAATGAAACTGATCCTACTAAAAATAATCCGTTGCTTACAGCCGAAGATATTGAAGCTGTTCATCGAAGCTTACTTAAGCTACTGTCAACTAACACCCCAGCAGCAGAATTGAGAGAACGGGTAGAAAAATCTCTTACCCAACATTTATATGCTCAACTTGAATATTCTTTGAAAGCTAAAAATTGGCAAGCAGCTGATAGACAAACACACGGACTCATGGTCAATATTGCTAAAGATTATGGGAATTTAGATTATAACAACATTAATAATTTTTCTTGTTCGGACTTAAAAACAATAGACCAGCTTTGGGTGAATAATTCAGACAAACGTTTCGGCTTTAGTGTGCAAAAGGAAATATGGATTAGCACGGGAAATAGGCTGGGTATAAAACTAGATGAGTGGAATGACAAAGATACAGAAAATTATCTTCGGTTTGCCAAGGCAGTGGATTGGTATTCATTCAGCAGCTACTCAGAAATCAATGAGCGTATAAAAAAGGGATTGAGAGGGGTGTTCCCCTATATGGGAAAATTCGGGGTTGAAGGGTGGGGATTGTTGAACTTCTTTTCTCGCGTTGCGACTTGTAAAGTGTAA